One Rhododendron vialii isolate Sample 1 chromosome 2a, ASM3025357v1 genomic region harbors:
- the LOC131311495 gene encoding protein translation factor SUI1 homolog, whose translation MSALDIQIPSTFDPFAEANAEDSGAGSKEYVHIRTQQRNGRKSLTTVQGLKKEFSYNKILKDLKKDFCCNGNVVQDPELGQVIQLQGDQRKNVSTFLVQAGIVKKEQIKIHGF comes from the exons ATGTCTGCGCTTGACATCCAGATTCCCAGTACCTTCG ATCCATTCGCTGAGGCAAATGCTGAAGACTCAGGTGCAGGGTCAAAGGAGTATGTGCATATCCGTACACAGCAGCGTAATGGTAGAAAAAGCCTGACCACTGTCCAGGGATTGAAGAAGGAATTCAGCTACAATAAGATACTCAAAGACCTTAAAAAGGACTTTTGCTGCAATGGTAATGTTGTGCAAGACCCAGAGCTGGGCCAG GTTATCCAACTTCAAGGTGATCAGCGGAAGAATGTCTCTACTTTCCTTGTTCAG GCTGGTATTGTGaagaaagaacaaatcaagATTCATGGTTTCTAA